The following proteins are co-located in the Triticum aestivum cultivar Chinese Spring chromosome 1A, IWGSC CS RefSeq v2.1, whole genome shotgun sequence genome:
- the LOC123067050 gene encoding uncharacterized protein translates to MHKKKETIRASGMDDCIDLCSSSEEEGRGVPAGRVESESDSDSEFDANAEGGVESESDSEFDENAEGVDSEPDSESEKNGKGHGVNDNGHGKGGVPGGVAEPEFDSEIGEHDKGLEKNTCIGSRCSVKKMYNLIHGLDEEKKGYVREIGFGGLLLLPKLMRTNRHFLMWLLSKVDEEASSIITGYRRDIPFHDKDVETVLGIPCGGAPVQSEQHGVPENVIAAIRKTLGISESERDIGPVVAIVKKKVSGQKMTKAEISKFKIAFVICAATYLFAPTMKNDYFVTDYWGALTNPDIIHLHNWSGYVRSETLRAAKRVKADLLGGSKKSNLSGCLPFIQTFYLDNLEVTGGNIPHDEFPRIQFYTMEVINAIVEDDTRSRKGAELVTYGRLLPRHEALVCYQRNPANRNNVAGASNVFNRSQSRCAETGSMTIDEIESLVMDKVSSFATACEYVLTSFSRKKEEENQRHQAALADLENQSQQQVKNESRKVRDQLKILFAGIRHQDGVSWNMKGKRPLYEDPAPTEDADVGCPNSDMPQDSHSSPAAEIPGHGSELARLGIKRVIKRRKE, encoded by the exons ATGCACAAGAAGAAAGAAACTATTCGTGCATCAGGGATGGATGACTGCATAGACCTCTGTTCTTCATCAGAAGAGGAAGGACGAGGAGTTCCTGCAGGGAGAGTCGAGTCAGAGTCTGATTCAGATTCAGAATTTGATGCAAATGCTGAAGGAGGAGTCGAGTCAGAGTCTGATTCAGAATTTGATGAAAATGCTGAAGGAGTTGATTCAGAGCCTGATTCAGAATCTGAAAAAAATGGTAAAGGACATGGAGTAAATGATAATGGACATGGAAAAGGAGGAGTTCCTGGAGGGGTAGCTGAGCCAGAGTTTGATTCAGAAATCGGAGAGCATGACAAAGGACTTGAAAAGAACACGTGCATCGGTTCAAGGTGCAGCGTGAAGAAAATGTACAACTTAATCCATGGATTAGATGAAGAGAAGAAAGGTTATGTGAGGGAGATTGGTTTTGGGGGCCTGCTTCTCCTGCCAAAGCTCATGAGGACAAACCGGCACTTCCTCATGTGGCTGCTAAGCAAAGTTGATGAGGAAGCAAGCTCTATCATCACAGGTTACCGCAGGGACATACCTTTCCATGATAAAGATGTGGAAACTGTGCTGGGAATTCCATGTGGCGGCGCACCGGTGCAGAGTGAACAACACGGTGTTCCTGAGAATGTGATAGCAGCGATCCGAAAGACTCTCGGAATATCCGAATCGGAGCGCGACATAGGTCCCGTGGTTGCAATTGTGAAGAAGAAGGTCAGTGGCCAAAAGATGACAAAAGCAGAAATATCAAAATTCAAGATTGCTTTTGTTATATGCGCGGCAACGTACCTGTTTGCCCCAACAATGAAAAATGACTACTTTGTGACAGATTACTGGGGCGCGCTTACAAACCCTGACATAATTCATTTGCACAATTGGTCCGGTTACGTGAGGTCGGAGACTTTAAGAGCAGCAAAGAGGGTTAAAGCTGATTTGCTTGGAGGTAGCAAGAAGTCTAACCTATCTGGATGTCTGCCGTTCATTCAG ACGTTCTATTTGGATAACTTGGAGGTGACCGGTGGAAATATCCCACACGACGAATTCCCCAGGATACAGTTTTACACGATGGAGGTGATCAACGCGATAGTTGAAGACGACACGAGGTCACGCAAGGGAGCAGAACTTGTCACATATGGCCGATTGCTG CCACGTCACGAAGCACTGGTGTGCTATCAGAGGAACCCCGCGAACAGGAACAATGTTGCTGGCGCATCAAATGTGTTTAACAGAAGCCAATCTAGATGCGCCGAGACCGGGTCTATGACCATAGATGAG ATTGAATCGCTAGTTATGGATAAGGTTTCATCCTTCGCAACGGCTTGTGAATATGTTTTGACAAGTTTTTCAAGGAAGAAGGAAGAGGAGAACCAGAGGCACCAAGCTGCCTTGGCAGACCTCGAGAACCAGTCGCAGCAACAGGTCAAGAATGAGTCCAGGAAAGTGAGAGATCAACTGAAAATACTGTTTGCTGGAATTAGGCATCAGGATGGAGTAAGCTGGAATATGAAGGGAAAACGCCCTTTATATGAAGATCCAG CTCCAACTGAGGATGCTGATGTTGGTTGCCCTAACTCCGATATGCCTCAAGATAGCCATTCATCACCAGCTGCAGAGATACCTGGCCATGGATCTGAACTGGCGCGTCTTGGTATCAAGAGGGTAATTAAAAGAAGAAAAGAGTGA